A single window of Crassostrea angulata isolate pt1a10 chromosome 8, ASM2561291v2, whole genome shotgun sequence DNA harbors:
- the LOC128160489 gene encoding uncharacterized protein LOC128160489 isoform X1, which produces MKVLVLSIVLCCVSAGAFLVQTQPLHQSTPGQQSLQILTKTLLSLTNHSAVVEEICRVYPTLIIPHPGECQLYYNCSLTYTSVPAHLEQHMVECTYPDLFSEKTNKCENFTDVCCGARTEFKDKCSYRHGNQNGYCHFKSCIGDPDGMVQIFNFHNFKICFKERLVGEGSCKLWFELPYKGKCTSRLDIPVSKGGLMPSCTGKNDGIYRFDHSSALENFLYYGDYFHIGRVCDAYYKCLGGTITVVKCENGTVFHMDSNTCKPGNSSLPNSCQLYCNPEKTSINPFPVNVDECPYPLQFSETTGRCENFTEVACGTRKEEKYICSYWESLFYNRHGGNCDTRNIRDCLYLPNGVHRDPRRSPSSFIRCYGNRLVEEGKCTIDSVWGSQTFIYNGTCTQRFAIPTSEADYGLLPSCSAKPDGNYQFRTRPCDAYYRCEGGRATAVKCPEHTLFDVTRRTCASNVACYRA; this is translated from the exons ATGAAAGTTCTTGTGTTGAGCATTGTTCTCTGTTGTGTCTCTGCTGGGGCATTTTTAGTTCAGACTCAACCGTTGCACCAGTCTACACCAGGTCAACAAAGTCTACAAATTCTTACAAAGACGTTGTTGTCTCTTACGAATCACTCAG CTGTGGTGGAGGAGATTTGCCGAGTCTACCCTACTCTGATCATTCCCCACCCTGGCGAATGTCAGCTGTATTACAACTGCTCCCTGACGTACACCTCTGTCCCTGCCCATCTGGAACAGCACATGGTGGAGTGTACCTATCCAGACCTGTTTTCTGAAAAGACAAATAAGTGCGAAAATTTCACTGATGTCTGTTGTGGTGCAAGGACGGAATTCAAAGATAAGT GTTCCTACCGACATGGAAACCAAAATGGATACTGTCATTTCAAATCTTGTATTGGTGACCCTGATGGCAtggttcaaatttttaatttccatAACTTCAAGATATGCTTTAAAGAACGCCTTGTAGGGGAAGGGAGTTGCAAACTTTGGTTTGAACTACCATATAAAGGGAAATGCACAAGCAGACTAGACATACCTGTTTCAAAAGGTGGTCTGATGCCCTCATGTACTGGAAAGAATGACGGTATCTATCGCTTTGATCATTCTAGCGCCCTGGAAAATTTCTTGTATTATGGAGATTATTTTCATATTGGTCGGGTTTGTGATGCATACTACAAATGCTTAGGGGGAACTATTACGGTGGTCAAGTGTGAGAATGGAACCGTGTTTCATATGGACAGTAATACCTGTAAACCAGGAAACTCCTCACTTCCTAACAGCTGTCAGTTATATTGTAATCCGGAGAAGACGAGCATCAATCCTTTTCCTGTAAATGTTGATGAATGTCCATATCCACTACAGTTTTCGGAGACGACAGGGCGATGCGAAAATTTCACGGAGGTAGCCTGTGGCACACGAAAAGAGGAGAAGTATATTT GCAGTTACTGGGAATCGCTGTTTTACAACAGACATGGAGGAAATTGTGATACTCGGAACATTCGTGATTGTCTTTACCTCCCAAACGGTGTCCACCGAGACCCAAGACGTTCTCCATCATCATTTATACGGTGCTATGGAAATAGATTGGTTGAGGAAGGAAAGTGTACTATCGACTCAGTTTGGGGTTCACAAACATTTATATACAACGGCACCTGCACCCAAAGGTTTGCCATACCAACCTCAGAGGCGGACTATGGACTCCTCCCTAGCTGTTCTGCGAAGCCAGATGGGAACTACCAGTTCAGAACGAGGCCGTGTGATGCTTACTACAGATGCGAGGGCGGAAGGGCTACAGCAGTAAAATGTCCAGAGCACACCCTCTTTGACGTCACCAGACGCACGTGCGCGTCAAACGTGGCTTGTTACCGTGCTTGA
- the LOC128160489 gene encoding uncharacterized protein LOC128160489 isoform X2 translates to MKVLVLSIVLCCVSAGAFLVQTQPLHQSTPGQQSLQILTKTLLSLTNHSAVVEEICRVYPTLIIPHPGECQLYYNCSLTYTSVPAHLEQHMVECTYPDLFSEKTNKCENFTDVCCGARTEFKDKCSYRHGNQNGYCHFKSCIGDPDGMVQIFNFHNFKICFKERLVGEGSCKLWFELPYKGKCTSRLDIPVSKGGLMPSCTGKNDGIYRFDHSSALENFLYYGDYFHIGRVCDAYYKCLGGTITVVKCENGTVFHMDSNTCKPGNSSLPNSCQLYCNPEKTSINPFPVNVDECPYPLQFSETTGRCENFTEVACGTRKEEKYICSYWESLFYNRHGGNCDTRNIRDCLYLPNGVHRDPRRSPSSFIRCYGNRLVEEGKCTIDSVWGLPYQPQRRTMDSSLAVLRSQMGTTSSERGRVMLTTDARAEGLQQ, encoded by the exons ATGAAAGTTCTTGTGTTGAGCATTGTTCTCTGTTGTGTCTCTGCTGGGGCATTTTTAGTTCAGACTCAACCGTTGCACCAGTCTACACCAGGTCAACAAAGTCTACAAATTCTTACAAAGACGTTGTTGTCTCTTACGAATCACTCAG CTGTGGTGGAGGAGATTTGCCGAGTCTACCCTACTCTGATCATTCCCCACCCTGGCGAATGTCAGCTGTATTACAACTGCTCCCTGACGTACACCTCTGTCCCTGCCCATCTGGAACAGCACATGGTGGAGTGTACCTATCCAGACCTGTTTTCTGAAAAGACAAATAAGTGCGAAAATTTCACTGATGTCTGTTGTGGTGCAAGGACGGAATTCAAAGATAAGT GTTCCTACCGACATGGAAACCAAAATGGATACTGTCATTTCAAATCTTGTATTGGTGACCCTGATGGCAtggttcaaatttttaatttccatAACTTCAAGATATGCTTTAAAGAACGCCTTGTAGGGGAAGGGAGTTGCAAACTTTGGTTTGAACTACCATATAAAGGGAAATGCACAAGCAGACTAGACATACCTGTTTCAAAAGGTGGTCTGATGCCCTCATGTACTGGAAAGAATGACGGTATCTATCGCTTTGATCATTCTAGCGCCCTGGAAAATTTCTTGTATTATGGAGATTATTTTCATATTGGTCGGGTTTGTGATGCATACTACAAATGCTTAGGGGGAACTATTACGGTGGTCAAGTGTGAGAATGGAACCGTGTTTCATATGGACAGTAATACCTGTAAACCAGGAAACTCCTCACTTCCTAACAGCTGTCAGTTATATTGTAATCCGGAGAAGACGAGCATCAATCCTTTTCCTGTAAATGTTGATGAATGTCCATATCCACTACAGTTTTCGGAGACGACAGGGCGATGCGAAAATTTCACGGAGGTAGCCTGTGGCACACGAAAAGAGGAGAAGTATATTT GCAGTTACTGGGAATCGCTGTTTTACAACAGACATGGAGGAAATTGTGATACTCGGAACATTCGTGATTGTCTTTACCTCCCAAACGGTGTCCACCGAGACCCAAGACGTTCTCCATCATCATTTATACGGTGCTATGGAAATAGATTGGTTGAGGAAGGAAAGTGTACTATCGACTCAGTTTGGG GTTTGCCATACCAACCTCAGAGGCGGACTATGGACTCCTCCCTAGCTGTTCTGCGAAGCCAGATGGGAACTACCAGTTCAGAACGAGGCCGTGTGATGCTTACTACAGATGCGAGGGCGGAAGGGCTACAGCAGTAA
- the LOC128160504 gene encoding U4/U6 small nuclear ribonucleoprotein Prp3-like produces the protein MSLSSREWEDLKSLLDKAVHKFLGFTEQSLVTAALNCIDKGYDKKKTISKLEVFLDDRQAEKFSEKLFDVWDDYRNKSQRKKRKDGERERDEASEKKKRRFVDDGPVEMPVIPGPGNPSPGQLTGDKIKEMMANAKSMINERKTQLSAMMPAPPPKPSLGGLSHNEILMNEALEKVRRAQELQAKIQNQMSGLMQGKGGQPPAIPTKPTPLILDAEGRTIDAKTGQTVQLTHHTPTLKANIRAKRREQFKELIEKPTEEITVGKYFDPRVGARQAQRPKRGFKFHEQGKFEAVASRLRAKAQLEILQTEIAQAAKKTGIASAAKLATIAPKKELREGEIPEVEWWDSFLLPMDSYEGIEDRLTDGQFDGITHLVEHPIQLKPPNVPEKEPQVPVYLTKKERKKLRRQNRQENQKEVTEKIRLGLMPPPEPKVRMANLMRVLGTEAVQDPTKVEAHVRAQMAKRQKAHEEANAARKLTTEQRRTKKEKKLKEDTSLGVHVSVYRLRDLTNPAKKFKIEANAKQLFMTGIVIMHKECNVVAVEGGPKQQRKFRRLMLQRIKWNEDKHKKSAKDDDDSDSEEEQDKSNKCVLVWEGTTKQRAFTDFKFKVCPTEAFAREQFKKCGVEQYWDLAFSGAVLESTQDEDFL, from the exons ATGTCCCTCTCCAGTCGAGAGTGGGAGGACCTGAAATCACTGCTGGACAAAGCAGTTCACAAGTTCCTCGGCTTCACAGAACAATCGCTAGTTACAGCAGCTCTGAACTGTATTGACAAAGGatatgacaaaaagaaaacgatca GCAAACTTGAAGTATTTTTGGATGACAGACAAGCAGAGAAATTCTCTGAAAAGTTATTTGATGTGTGGGATGACTACAGGAATAAAAGTCAGCGTAAAAAGAGAAAG GAcggagaaagagagagggatGAAGCCTCTGAGAAGAAAAAGCGGAGATTTGTGGATGATGGACCGGTGGAAATGCCCGTTATTCCAGGTCCTGGGAATCCAAGTCCAGGCCAGCTGACAGGGGACAAG ATAAAAGAAATGATGGCTAATGCTAAATCAATGATCAACGAGAGGAAGACACAGTTGTCAGCCATGATGCCTGCTCCACCACCTAAACCATCATTG GGAGGCTTGTCTCACAACGAAATCCTGATGAATGAGGCACTGGAGAAAGTGCGAAGAGCTCAAGAACTGCAGGCCAAGATACAGAATCAGATGTCTGGTCTTATGCAGGG TAAAGGAGGTCAGCCCCCAGCAATTCCTACCAA ACCTACCCCGTTGATCCTTGATGCTGAAGGTCGAACGATTGACGCCAAAACAGGACAGACGGTTCAGCTGACCCATCACACACCAACCTTAAAG GCCAACATCCGAGCAAAGAGAAGAGAACAGTTTAAAGAACTGATAGAAAAACCAACAGAGGAGATCACCGTGGGGAAATACTTTGATCCCAGAGTCGG CGCAAGGCAAGCTCAGAGGCCAAAACGAGGATTCAAGTTCCACGAGCAAGGAAAATTTGAGGCAGTTGCCTCCAGACTTCGTGCCAAG GCTCAACTGGAGATTCTACAAACTGAAATTGCACAAGCTGCCAAAAAGACAGGTATCGCTTCTGCAGCAAAACTAGCCACCATTGCACCAAAGAAAGAGCTG AGAGAGGGGGAAATCCCAGAAGTGGAATGGTGGGACAGCTTCCTCCTGCCCATGGACAGCTATGAGGGGATCGAGGACCGGCTGACGGACGGACAGTTTGATGGAATAACCCACCTAGTGGAACACCCCATACAGCTCAAACCTCCAA ATGTACCTGAAAAAGAACCACAAGTCCCTGTTTATCTCacaaagaaagagagaaagaagttACGACGACAGAATCGACAAGAAAATCAGAAGGAGGTCACAGAAAAAATTCGCCTTGGGCTTATGCCTCCACCAGAACCAAAAG ttCGCATGGCTAACTTGATGAGGGTATTAGGAACTGAGGCAGTACAGGACCCTACAAAAGTCGAGGCCCATGTCAGAGCACAAATGGCAAAAAGACAGAA AGCCCATGAGGAGGCTAATGCTGCTCGCAAGCTGACAACGGAACAGAGGCGgacaaaaaaggagaaaaaactgAAGGAGGATACCAGCCTTGGGGTTCATGTGTCTGTCTATAG GTTACGAGATTTGACAAATCCGGCAAAGAAGTTTAAGATTGAAGCCAACGCCAAGCAGCTCTTCATGACGGGGATAGTCATCATGCACAAGGAATGCAACGTGGTGGCGGTGGAGGGAGGGCCCAAACAACAGAGGAAATTCCGGCGACTGATGCTCCAACGAATCAAGTGGAACGAGGACAAGCACAAGAAGTCTGCAAAGGATGACG ATGACAGTGATTCAGAGGAGGAGCAGGACAAATCAAACAAATGTGTTCTAGTGTGGGAG GGCACTACCAAACAGAGAGCTTTCACAGACTTCAAGTTCAAAGTGTGCCCCACAGAGGCGTTCGCCCGAGAGCAGTTTAAGAAGTGTGGGGTGGAGCAATACTGGGACTTGGCATTCAGTGGTGCGGTGTTAGAATCCACTCAAGACGAAGACTTTTTATAG